One window from the genome of Desulforamulus ruminis DSM 2154 encodes:
- a CDS encoding L-fucose/L-arabinose isomerase family protein: MSLRVAYLPLGRVTFDMASANACYQKSVAMLEKMGHEMLVPTGVLTSPEEMLEFMDSIDKIDLVVFQTITFIDNRFVVDLLQKTAAPLVIWAVREPSIDGGWLRLNSLTGAFSNGCGAGVLGHKTSFLFGNPGEEAVEQKLGRIMGVLAVVKKLKNLNVGIVGNTPPGYSFGDFDELQLRQIIGSKITRIEMYKLLHQMKAVTDEEINHVIKEVFHVVEGLENLPQEQLRASAAFYFVVKRFAEENKVDAVTSRCWPDTFDFLNFAPCGALGLLNDAGIPTSCEADFNGVLTQVILNELTHSVTYFADPVSLDEKRNTLIFWHCGTGACSLARPGVSPRASVHPNRKMGLAFEFGLKPGRVTIARLGKTAGGYRLLIAGGEALDEPQKFLGTSVEVKTDYPALKFVTAAVEGGWEPHYALVYGDVKEELGEVAKYLGIEAVSF, translated from the coding sequence ATGAGTCTTCGCGTAGCCTATTTGCCCTTGGGCCGTGTAACATTTGACATGGCCAGCGCCAATGCCTGTTATCAAAAATCCGTTGCCATGCTGGAAAAAATGGGACATGAAATGTTGGTTCCCACCGGGGTGCTGACTTCCCCGGAGGAAATGCTTGAGTTTATGGATTCCATTGACAAAATTGATTTAGTGGTTTTTCAGACCATTACCTTCATTGATAACCGTTTTGTGGTGGATTTATTGCAGAAAACGGCTGCTCCGCTGGTTATTTGGGCGGTTCGGGAGCCTTCCATCGATGGTGGCTGGCTGCGTCTGAACTCACTGACCGGAGCCTTTAGCAATGGCTGTGGTGCCGGTGTATTGGGTCATAAGACTTCATTTTTGTTCGGCAACCCCGGAGAAGAAGCGGTTGAACAAAAACTTGGCCGCATAATGGGTGTTTTGGCTGTAGTCAAGAAATTAAAAAATTTAAATGTAGGGATTGTCGGAAATACACCTCCGGGTTATTCCTTTGGGGATTTTGATGAATTGCAACTTCGTCAAATTATTGGTTCAAAAATTACTCGCATTGAAATGTACAAATTGCTGCATCAAATGAAAGCCGTAACGGATGAAGAGATCAACCATGTGATCAAGGAAGTCTTTCATGTGGTGGAGGGACTGGAGAACCTGCCCCAGGAACAGCTAAGGGCCTCCGCAGCTTTTTACTTTGTGGTTAAAAGGTTTGCCGAGGAAAATAAAGTGGATGCAGTCACCAGCCGCTGTTGGCCGGATACCTTTGATTTCTTAAATTTTGCTCCTTGTGGCGCTCTAGGTTTATTAAATGACGCCGGAATTCCCACTTCCTGTGAGGCTGATTTTAACGGTGTTTTAACCCAAGTAATATTAAATGAATTAACCCATAGCGTTACTTATTTTGCGGATCCTGTTTCCTTGGATGAAAAAAGAAACACTCTGATCTTCTGGCATTGCGGGACCGGAGCATGCTCGCTGGCAAGACCCGGAGTCAGCCCTCGGGCAAGCGTTCATCCCAACCGGAAAATGGGATTGGCCTTTGAGTTTGGGTTGAAGCCGGGACGGGTTACCATTGCCCGTTTGGGGAAAACGGCAGGTGGCTACCGATTGCTGATTGCCGGCGGCGAAGCCCTAGATGAGCCGCAAAAATTTTTAGGTACTTCGGTAGAGGTAAAAACCGATTATCCGGCATTAAAATTTGTCACAGCAGCCGTGGAGGGCGGCTGGGAACCCCATTATGCCCTGGTTTATGGTGATGTAAAAGAAGAGCTGGGGGAAGTGGCCAAGTATTTGGGCATTGAAGCGGTCTCTTTTTAA
- a CDS encoding class II fructose-bisphosphate aldolase: MLISSKDILKKAQQSGYGVPGFNFYNQDVVESIVETAEALSSPVILMITPIYIENLGLESAAFMARCVAEAARVPVALHLDHGHTYEQAQRCLEAGFTSVMIDGSELPLQENIQLTQKVVALAQKYGASVEAELGAVGGAEDMAQEGAQQKLALVDPEDAKIFVQESGIDSLAPAIGTVHGMTKKEPCLDLPLLQAVRKRVDVPLVLHGGSGLADDTIRLMIRNGISKVNVGTELKIGWMQGLTAYFKTGAYEPRFARSSAKEGVMQVVAKKIELLGSKGKA, from the coding sequence ATGCTCATTTCATCCAAAGACATACTTAAGAAAGCGCAACAATCCGGCTATGGTGTCCCTGGATTTAATTTTTACAATCAAGATGTGGTGGAAAGCATTGTTGAAACGGCTGAAGCCCTTTCATCCCCGGTCATTTTAATGATCACCCCGATTTATATTGAAAACCTGGGGCTGGAATCAGCAGCCTTTATGGCTCGTTGTGTGGCGGAAGCTGCCAGGGTCCCTGTAGCGCTTCACCTGGACCACGGCCATACCTATGAGCAGGCTCAACGCTGTTTAGAGGCAGGTTTTACCTCCGTCATGATCGATGGTTCTGAACTGCCGCTGCAAGAAAACATTCAACTGACACAAAAGGTAGTGGCTTTAGCCCAAAAATACGGCGCTTCCGTGGAAGCTGAGCTGGGAGCCGTGGGAGGTGCTGAAGATATGGCCCAGGAAGGTGCCCAGCAAAAGCTTGCGTTGGTTGACCCCGAAGACGCCAAAATATTCGTACAGGAAAGCGGCATTGATAGCCTGGCGCCGGCCATTGGAACAGTCCATGGCATGACAAAAAAGGAACCCTGTCTTGATCTACCGCTGCTCCAGGCCGTAAGAAAACGGGTCGACGTTCCTTTGGTTCTTCACGGCGGTTCGGGTCTCGCGGATGATACCATTCGCCTCATGATTCGTAACGGCATTAGTAAGGTAAATGTGGGCACGGAACTCAAAATTGGCTGGATGCAAGGGTTAACCGCCTATTTTAAAACAGGTGCTTATGAACCCCGTTTTGCCAGATCATCGGCGAAAGAAGGGGTTATGCAAGTGGTTGCCAAAAAAATTGAATTGCTTGGCTCAAAGGGAAAGGCTTAA
- a CDS encoding Gfo/Idh/MocA family protein, which translates to MIRVGLIGAGRMGWAHAEKLSKMPDVSLVAVQSHTGISAQELAEAFGAKAYTDYKRMLDHEKLDVVYITTPVYAHYDTAMAVIQRKLDLFLEKPISLSLGEAAALVEKVKEAEILCAIGHMFRYRRSVQAAAGMLAQRPVSMLNGFWYWTKPPVKHIADKDLGGGPVVDQLIHLIDLCRLFCGDVESVHAFYTLNVRQNEDFNNWDGYVLNLKFKNGVVGSISGTLALFPDIKEERNFETIALDIAAKNLLFRFTPQKTMVLSETGMEMDDSQTGDINDQFIQAVRTRSRGLIKTPIEDSYKTLAVVLAANDSAQTGKPVVIDDFIEQSLMKGPCLEKGKA; encoded by the coding sequence TTGATCAGAGTTGGCTTGATTGGGGCTGGCAGAATGGGTTGGGCTCATGCCGAAAAGCTGAGCAAAATGCCCGACGTTTCCCTGGTGGCGGTCCAAAGTCATACCGGCATAAGTGCCCAAGAGCTGGCTGAAGCTTTTGGGGCCAAGGCTTACACAGATTACAAAAGGATGCTGGACCATGAAAAGCTGGATGTGGTGTATATCACCACACCGGTATATGCCCATTATGATACGGCCATGGCTGTAATTCAGCGCAAATTAGATTTGTTTTTGGAGAAGCCCATCAGTTTGTCTCTTGGTGAGGCGGCTGCGCTGGTGGAAAAAGTGAAAGAAGCGGAGATACTGTGCGCCATTGGCCATATGTTCCGTTACCGCCGGTCGGTTCAAGCTGCGGCCGGCATGTTGGCTCAACGGCCGGTGTCCATGTTAAACGGTTTTTGGTATTGGACCAAGCCTCCTGTGAAACATATCGCCGATAAAGATTTGGGCGGTGGACCGGTTGTGGATCAATTGATCCATTTAATTGACCTTTGCAGGCTTTTTTGCGGAGACGTGGAAAGTGTTCATGCCTTTTATACCTTGAATGTGAGACAAAATGAAGATTTCAACAACTGGGACGGCTACGTATTAAATCTTAAGTTTAAAAACGGAGTCGTGGGTTCCATATCCGGTACGCTGGCCTTGTTTCCAGATATTAAAGAAGAAAGAAACTTTGAGACCATAGCCCTTGATATCGCTGCCAAAAACTTGTTATTCCGTTTTACTCCCCAAAAAACTATGGTTCTTTCCGAAACAGGAATGGAAATGGACGATTCCCAAACAGGCGATATTAACGATCAGTTTATACAAGCGGTTCGAACCAGGAGCAGGGGACTGATAAAAACCCCCATAGAAGACAGTTATAAAACACTGGCCGTGGTTCTGGCTGCCAATGACTCTGCTCAAACGGGAAAACCGGTTGTTATCGATGACTTTATCGAACAGAGCTTGATGAAAGGACCCTGCTTAGAAAAGGGAAAGGCTTAA
- a CDS encoding carbohydrate ABC transporter permease: MAEVRKPTITWKATIYGILAATFIWTLFPFYWMFCTALKPEIDQFKVPPDFWPQTITFENLIKLFAPDSLIVKFFFNSFVTAIATVVVTVVLATLAGYALSRLRFRFRKQILISVLVTQMFPMVVLLIPLYLLYVKADLLNSYLGLTIAFTSFALPFGVWMIKGFIDSVPVEVEEAAMVDGCSRVEAMFKVVLPLATPGIVATGIFAFLDAWNNLLFPMTLVNDVTMKTLPPGMLIAFGGQFKHDWGGMMATSFLTTLPILVIFILVQRYIVAGLTAGAVKG; encoded by the coding sequence ATGGCTGAGGTAAGAAAGCCGACAATCACTTGGAAGGCCACCATCTATGGGATTTTAGCGGCTACTTTTATCTGGACTTTATTTCCTTTTTATTGGATGTTCTGCACCGCTTTAAAACCGGAAATCGACCAATTTAAAGTGCCGCCGGACTTTTGGCCCCAAACCATTACCTTTGAAAACTTAATTAAACTTTTTGCCCCGGACTCTTTAATCGTTAAATTCTTCTTTAACAGCTTTGTTACGGCCATTGCCACCGTTGTGGTAACCGTTGTGCTGGCCACACTGGCCGGTTACGCATTGTCCAGGCTGCGCTTCCGTTTTCGTAAACAGATATTGATCAGTGTTTTGGTGACGCAAATGTTTCCTATGGTGGTGCTGCTCATTCCACTGTATCTTTTATATGTTAAGGCCGATTTACTGAACAGTTATTTGGGATTAACCATTGCCTTTACCTCTTTTGCCCTCCCTTTTGGCGTGTGGATGATCAAGGGCTTTATCGATTCGGTTCCGGTGGAAGTTGAAGAGGCGGCCATGGTGGATGGCTGTAGCCGTGTGGAAGCCATGTTTAAGGTTGTTCTCCCTTTGGCCACTCCCGGGATCGTGGCAACGGGTATTTTCGCCTTCCTGGACGCCTGGAACAACCTTTTGTTCCCCATGACGCTGGTCAATGATGTGACCATGAAAACACTTCCGCCAGGTATGCTGATCGCCTTCGGGGGTCAGTTCAAACACGACTGGGGCGGCATGATGGCCACCTCCTTCTTAACAACGCTGCCCATTCTGGTAATTTTCATCTTGGTACAACGTTATATTGTGGCCGGTTTAACCGCGGGGGCGGTAAAAGGGTAG
- a CDS encoding carbohydrate ABC transporter permease yields the protein MASKSTVNRPIIRIGGKRSFLRLPLHSILLLPAIAVLLLVILYPLVSSAILSFFHYNLTDPLNHGFVGTDNFTKLAHDGNFWLSLKNTLVFTFASVIISLLVGLIVAIAVDQLPEKYSGFTRGLILAPWIIPAVVVAYLFMYIFDVEVGLANFILQQLHIIKEYLPWLMRGDLAMTACVIANCWNQIPFYILMFAAGLKTIPQDVKEATLEMGANRWQEFWHVTLPYLRGIIVITSLLQIIRNLNNFPIIYTMTGGGPAYETTTLVVYIYRLAFENFELGYSAAVGFIWCVVLTILAGFYVKMLTKDF from the coding sequence ATGGCCAGTAAATCAACTGTTAATCGTCCTATAATTCGTATAGGAGGCAAGCGGAGTTTTCTCCGCTTGCCGCTCCACTCCATTTTGCTGCTGCCGGCCATTGCCGTGCTTCTTTTGGTCATTCTCTATCCCCTTGTCAGCAGCGCTATACTCAGTTTTTTTCATTATAATTTGACGGATCCATTGAATCACGGTTTTGTTGGAACAGATAATTTTACCAAGCTGGCCCATGACGGCAACTTCTGGCTGTCTTTGAAGAACACCTTAGTTTTTACCTTTGCCTCGGTTATCATTAGTTTGCTGGTAGGTTTAATTGTAGCCATTGCAGTGGATCAACTACCGGAGAAATACAGTGGATTCACCCGGGGTCTTATTTTAGCCCCCTGGATTATCCCGGCGGTGGTTGTAGCGTATCTCTTTATGTATATTTTTGATGTGGAAGTGGGCTTAGCCAATTTCATTTTGCAGCAACTACACATCATTAAGGAATATCTGCCCTGGCTGATGCGGGGAGATCTGGCCATGACCGCCTGTGTTATCGCTAATTGCTGGAATCAGATCCCCTTTTATATTTTGATGTTCGCTGCCGGATTAAAAACCATCCCGCAAGATGTAAAAGAGGCCACTCTGGAAATGGGCGCCAATCGCTGGCAGGAATTTTGGCATGTAACGCTACCCTATCTGAGAGGAATTATTGTCATTACCTCCCTTCTGCAAATTATTCGCAACCTTAACAACTTTCCGATTATCTACACCATGACCGGTGGCGGCCCGGCCTATGAAACCACCACACTGGTCGTATATATTTATCGTCTGGCTTTTGAAAACTTTGAACTGGGGTATAGCGCCGCCGTAGGCTTTATCTGGTGCGTTGTGCTCACCATCTTGGCCGGCTTCTATGTAAAAATGCTGACCAAAGATTTTTAA
- a CDS encoding ABC transporter substrate-binding protein — MFKSKAKRYMALLVTLVLSVSLISGCGGPKGDSKGAGATGEKIELTFVNWAAGEAYTKDLNKVIAEYEKQNPNIKIKNVNVPVSDMRNQLMVMVMGGNVPDIAQVHVGDGVILATMNALEPTENVLPQELIKDFRPEFYEPGKVGDKHYLIPWAPNTLTFYYNKTLLKELGFDPTKPPQTLDEMDQMMKVAKQKMPDVVGLQLDTTIRTVGLAQEWPFMNNFLEQPVTNDSAKVNSPEFIQFGEWIRGTVKNGYTLAGKKFGEFRPQASQNRLLFALDGPFLRGVVKSFDKNITDEQFFETWGVAPLPMGPTGKNFSAPDDHTLVVMKASQHKEEAAKFAEFLVNSEYTMKNYHGPLGFLPPTKSAAEKYPDLFNDPIRSVILEKIVPTLTPLPFGPNYAKLGTTLMTGVQEIITTDKPVKQILDNTQTQLEGVINGQ; from the coding sequence ATGTTTAAAAGTAAAGCAAAAAGGTATATGGCTTTATTGGTAACTTTAGTGCTGTCTGTTTCCCTAATTAGTGGGTGTGGGGGTCCTAAAGGGGACAGCAAGGGTGCCGGTGCTACGGGTGAAAAAATAGAATTGACATTTGTCAACTGGGCGGCTGGAGAAGCCTATACCAAAGACTTGAATAAGGTCATTGCCGAATATGAAAAGCAAAACCCCAATATAAAAATCAAAAATGTAAATGTGCCTGTTAGTGACATGCGCAACCAGTTAATGGTTATGGTTATGGGCGGTAATGTTCCCGACATTGCCCAAGTTCACGTAGGTGATGGCGTAATCCTGGCTACCATGAATGCCCTGGAGCCCACGGAAAATGTACTGCCACAGGAATTAATCAAGGATTTTAGACCGGAATTTTATGAGCCCGGCAAAGTGGGTGACAAACATTACCTAATTCCTTGGGCTCCTAATACCTTGACCTTTTATTACAACAAAACGTTGCTGAAAGAACTTGGCTTTGATCCCACTAAACCACCCCAAACTTTAGACGAGATGGATCAAATGATGAAGGTAGCCAAACAAAAAATGCCCGATGTGGTTGGCCTACAGTTGGACACCACCATTCGCACCGTTGGTTTAGCCCAAGAGTGGCCCTTTATGAACAACTTCCTGGAGCAGCCGGTCACCAATGATTCGGCCAAGGTAAATTCACCGGAGTTTATTCAATTTGGCGAATGGATACGCGGAACGGTTAAAAATGGTTATACCCTGGCAGGCAAGAAGTTTGGGGAGTTCAGACCACAGGCCAGCCAGAACCGGCTGCTTTTTGCCCTTGACGGACCCTTTTTGAGGGGTGTTGTTAAGAGCTTTGACAAGAATATTACCGATGAACAGTTTTTTGAAACCTGGGGCGTTGCACCACTACCCATGGGACCAACCGGCAAGAACTTTTCAGCGCCTGACGACCATACATTGGTGGTCATGAAAGCCTCCCAGCATAAAGAAGAAGCTGCTAAATTCGCCGAGTTTTTAGTGAACAGTGAGTATACGATGAAAAATTATCATGGTCCTCTGGGCTTCCTGCCCCCGACCAAAAGCGCTGCAGAAAAATATCCCGACTTGTTTAACGATCCCATCCGCAGTGTCATTTTAGAAAAAATTGTACCGACACTTACCCCGCTGCCATTTGGTCCTAACTATGCTAAACTGGGCACGACTCTGATGACCGGGGTTCAAGAGATCATCACCACAGATAAGCCGGTTAAGCAGATTCTCGATAATACACAGACTCAATTAGAGGGTGTAATTAATGGCCAGTAA
- a CDS encoding ABC transporter ATP-binding protein — translation MAEVILKNIEKRYGDFVAVADFDLTIENGEFLVLVGPSGCGKSTTLRMVAGLDDPTGGEIHIGNKNVTDLEPKDRDIAMVFQSYALYPHKNVYENMAFALRIKKLPKEEIDARVKKAAEMLGISHLLHRQPKELSGGQRQRVALGRAIVRQPAVFLMDEPLSNLDAKLRVVMRAELIKLHRKLASTVIYVTHDQTEAMTMGSRIVVMKDGHIMQIGKPTDIYDSPKSMFVAGFIGSPPMNFLKGTLYRKESAIHFKTEGVDVPLPSHLLQVAESYLNKEVLLGIRPENLYPACENDHEMSCLVEVVEHVGAEYILHAKTTGDTEIVMTMPAKVAAPQIGCSLLLKCEKEKIHLFDPESGHSLTIQPK, via the coding sequence GTGGCAGAAGTAATTTTAAAAAACATTGAGAAAAGATACGGTGATTTTGTAGCGGTAGCCGATTTTGATCTGACCATCGAGAATGGAGAGTTTCTGGTTCTAGTGGGTCCATCCGGCTGTGGTAAAAGCACCACCTTGCGCATGGTGGCTGGATTGGATGATCCAACAGGGGGCGAAATTCACATCGGCAATAAAAACGTAACCGATTTGGAACCAAAAGACCGCGATATTGCCATGGTTTTTCAGAGCTATGCATTATACCCCCATAAGAACGTTTACGAAAACATGGCCTTTGCCTTGCGCATAAAAAAGCTTCCTAAGGAAGAGATTGACGCTAGAGTGAAGAAGGCCGCGGAAATGCTGGGTATTTCGCATCTTTTACATCGTCAACCCAAGGAATTGTCCGGTGGACAGCGCCAGCGGGTGGCCCTGGGGCGAGCCATTGTACGGCAACCGGCTGTTTTCCTGATGGATGAACCCTTGAGCAACCTGGATGCCAAGCTCCGGGTGGTCATGAGAGCGGAGTTAATCAAATTACACCGTAAATTGGCCTCTACGGTTATATATGTAACCCACGATCAAACAGAAGCTATGACCATGGGATCCAGGATTGTGGTGATGAAAGACGGACATATTATGCAAATCGGGAAACCAACGGACATCTACGATTCTCCAAAGAGCATGTTTGTGGCCGGTTTTATCGGCTCTCCGCCCATGAACTTTTTGAAGGGTACCCTTTACCGCAAGGAATCCGCAATTCACTTTAAAACCGAAGGGGTGGATGTGCCGCTACCGTCCCATTTGCTGCAGGTTGCGGAATCCTATTTAAATAAAGAAGTCCTTTTGGGAATAAGACCCGAAAACTTATATCCGGCTTGTGAAAATGACCACGAAATGAGTTGCTTGGTGGAAGTGGTGGAGCACGTGGGCGCAGAGTATATTTTGCATGCGAAAACAACCGGTGATACAGAAATTGTTATGACCATGCCCGCAAAGGTAGCAGCACCGCAAATTGGTTGCAGTCTTCTGTTGAAATGTGAAAAAGAGAAAATCCATCTTTTTGATCCTGAATCCGGTCATTCTTTAACTATACAACCTAAATAA
- a CDS encoding aldose 1-epimerase family protein: MVQLYGQFFTRQQLRERIGHESQIGGVRRLALTDGNQKDVEVIEFRTGSGLHFQVSPTRGMDIILAEYKGKAIGWRSRTGEVAPAYLETHGFIPRRGSFGGLVCTCGYSQVGNPCHDQGQEHCLHGRAQLSPATNVWAEAAWDGDEYKMWCQGKVIELDKFTEYFVNERRIETSLGANMIRIKDCLTNHSFQTQGHMMLYHINLGFPLLSGHTRLYAPSSDVRHRDKPSVDFDWTRYPLEPHTQVEDVLYHEMEADEEGYVTMALINETPGKARWGLQLRYTKESLPNFVHWFQPSPGAYVMGLEPSNCWVDGRAAHRERGELVMLEPGEQHHYEVEFKILDGEEEITSTLEKLKQVEMFEKLK, from the coding sequence ATGGTTCAGCTATATGGACAATTCTTTACCCGCCAGCAGTTACGGGAGCGCATTGGTCATGAATCCCAAATCGGAGGAGTTCGTCGACTAGCCTTAACCGACGGCAATCAAAAAGATGTGGAAGTCATTGAGTTTCGGACCGGTTCCGGACTACACTTCCAAGTAAGCCCAACCCGTGGTATGGACATTATCCTGGCGGAATATAAGGGGAAGGCTATTGGTTGGCGTTCACGCACCGGAGAAGTGGCGCCGGCCTACCTGGAAACCCATGGCTTTATTCCACGGCGGGGTTCCTTCGGAGGCCTGGTTTGTACCTGCGGTTATTCCCAGGTAGGGAATCCATGCCATGATCAAGGCCAAGAACACTGCCTTCATGGCCGAGCCCAACTGTCGCCGGCCACCAATGTTTGGGCAGAAGCGGCCTGGGACGGCGACGAATATAAGATGTGGTGCCAGGGCAAAGTTATCGAGTTGGATAAATTTACAGAGTACTTTGTCAATGAGCGTCGTATTGAGACAAGCCTAGGTGCCAACATGATTCGCATCAAAGATTGTTTAACCAACCACTCCTTCCAGACCCAAGGTCACATGATGCTTTATCATATCAATCTGGGTTTTCCGCTGCTAAGCGGCCATACCCGGCTTTATGCTCCCAGCAGCGATGTCCGTCACCGGGATAAGCCCTCGGTAGACTTTGACTGGACCCGCTATCCCCTGGAACCCCATACTCAAGTTGAAGACGTCTTGTATCATGAGATGGAGGCAGATGAGGAAGGTTATGTTACCATGGCTTTAATCAATGAAACACCCGGTAAAGCTCGCTGGGGTCTCCAACTACGCTATACCAAAGAGAGCTTGCCTAATTTTGTTCATTGGTTCCAGCCTTCTCCCGGCGCTTATGTCATGGGCTTGGAACCCAGTAATTGCTGGGTTGACGGCCGTGCGGCACATCGGGAACGGGGTGAATTGGTGATGCTGGAACCCGGTGAGCAGCACCATTATGAAGTTGAGTTTAAGATTCTAGATGGTGAGGAAGAGATCACAAGCACGTTGGAAAAGCTAAAACAGGTAGAAATGTTTGAAAAGTTGAAATAA
- a CDS encoding diphosphate--fructose-6-phosphate 1-phosphotransferase, whose translation MQKQNKLFIAQSGGPTAVINSSLAGIIAAAQNSGVIAGIYGLFNGLEGALKEEIVDLTHLSRQEIQLLRHTPAAALGGSRYIMKEEDYRQAVRFLEKQGAGHFLFIGGNGTMGTCHKLKQVAEEMGVAMTVNGVPKTIDNDLVGLDHAPGYASAARYVALAVKAQGADLRSMRTFEQVRIIETMGRAVGWLAAASALAQEHPEDPPHLVYLPEVPLAINDFLEDVQKMYRRHGYVVAVVGEGMKDVNGHPIGCEQFQNEEGTRPVIVGASEHLSKLVKSRLGLVARSQNLGMTQRSFSECVSLFDEEFAYECGRAAFLASMEGKKGRMIWQDGDLPLKKVAGLVQTYPNYFYDMGKKQPTSAFHQWLSPLIGSMPSYFNIHLKD comes from the coding sequence ATGCAAAAGCAAAATAAGCTATTTATCGCTCAGTCCGGGGGCCCTACGGCGGTGATCAACAGTTCGCTAGCCGGCATTATCGCTGCTGCCCAGAATAGCGGTGTAATAGCGGGAATTTACGGTTTGTTCAACGGCTTAGAAGGGGCCTTAAAAGAGGAAATCGTTGATTTGACCCACTTGTCCAGGCAAGAAATTCAACTTTTACGGCATACACCAGCCGCTGCCCTAGGCGGAAGTAGGTATATTATGAAGGAAGAAGATTACCGGCAGGCAGTACGCTTTTTGGAAAAGCAGGGTGCCGGGCATTTTCTTTTCATTGGCGGTAACGGAACTATGGGAACGTGCCATAAATTGAAGCAAGTTGCGGAGGAAATGGGCGTTGCCATGACCGTTAATGGAGTACCCAAGACCATAGACAATGACTTGGTTGGCCTGGATCATGCCCCCGGCTACGCCAGTGCGGCCCGGTACGTAGCCTTAGCGGTTAAAGCCCAGGGTGCCGATTTGAGATCCATGCGTACCTTTGAACAAGTAAGAATTATTGAAACCATGGGCAGGGCGGTGGGCTGGCTAGCTGCCGCCTCGGCGCTGGCTCAAGAGCATCCGGAAGATCCGCCTCATCTTGTCTATCTGCCGGAGGTCCCCTTAGCCATCAATGACTTTCTTGAAGATGTTCAAAAAATGTATCGGCGCCATGGCTATGTGGTAGCCGTTGTGGGAGAAGGCATGAAAGACGTAAATGGACACCCTATCGGCTGTGAACAGTTCCAGAACGAGGAGGGCACCCGTCCGGTTATTGTGGGGGCATCAGAGCACCTGTCTAAACTGGTTAAAAGCCGGTTAGGGCTGGTAGCCCGAAGCCAAAATCTGGGGATGACCCAACGCAGTTTCTCCGAATGTGTCTCTTTGTTTGATGAAGAATTCGCCTATGAATGCGGGCGGGCGGCCTTCCTGGCCTCAATGGAAGGAAAAAAGGGACGTATGATTTGGCAAGACGGCGATCTTCCCTTGAAAAAAGTTGCGGGGTTGGTACAGACCTATCCGAATTATTTTTATGATATGGGCAAAAAGCAGCCGACGAGCGCTTTTCACCAATGGTTGTCCCCACTAATAGGTTCCATGCCCTCTTATTTTAATATTCATCTTAAGGACTGA